A region of Alosa alosa isolate M-15738 ecotype Scorff River chromosome 17, AALO_Geno_1.1, whole genome shotgun sequence DNA encodes the following proteins:
- the LOC125310850 gene encoding protein ATP6V1FNB-like: MDSQRQDFWKEAVLKENLLRLNWFRQNWIKHPKPPSKERKVKLPNVTEPSGEKSLQSQTTEVKVSKPKPLDPVSDINIMRPVSSETRTELYQGFTKEETGRYRYLSLRKRKSPEDKYHYPITSNWRYGWGLGDMNKAHVPIYAKNAIVKESFFRKNGIFPRSSSSDVVV, from the exons ATGGACTCGCAGAGACAAGACTTTTGGAAAGAAGCTGTTTTAAAAGAAAATCTGCTTAGACTAAATTGGTTTCGTCAGAACTGGATAAAACACCCTAAACCACCATCTAAGGAACGCAAGGTGAAATTGCCCAATGTTACTGAACCTTCAGGAGAAAAATCTTTGCAAAGTCAAACAACAGAGGTGAAAGTGTCCAAACCGAAACCTCTTGATCCAGTCTCAGATATAAATATAATGAGACCTGTTTCAAGCGAGACCAGGACTGAGTTATATCAAGGTTTCACGAAAGAAGAGACGGGACGGTACAGGTATCTCTCACTAAGGAAACGGAAGAGTCCGGAGGACAAATATCATTACCCAATTACCAGCAATTGGCGGTATGGTTGGGGCCTAG GAGACATGAACAAGGCCCATGTTCCGATATACGCCAAAAATGCCATCGTAAAGGAGAGTTTTTTCCGAAAAAATGGAATATTTCCCCGGAGCTCATCCTCAGACGTTGTGGTGTGA